In Peptostreptococcus equinus, the DNA window ATTAAATATAGCATATAATAATATTGAAGATGTAAGAGCTTTAAACGATATAGCTAACATTGATAGTATAAATATTAAGGGAAATAATATTGAATTCAAATTACCATTACGTCACATTAGATTTGTAAAAAAATAAGGTTAGGATGGTTAATTATGACGAAAATAAATTTGATTAATCTAGACAAAGGTGTAATGTTGGGATTGATTAAAAACAAAAAGTTTAAATCGAATTTAATTTCTATTTACTTTGAAAGAAATATAAAAAAAGAAGAGGCGACTAAAATATCTCTTTTATCAAATCTACTATCTATAGGTTCAGAAAAATATCCAAGTATGAAGGATATTTCAATTAAATTGGATGATTTGTATGGAATGACTATGAATGTTGGTGTTTCAAAACATGGTGAAAAGTCACTTATGTATTTTAAGTTTTTATCAATTGCAGATAAATATGTGGATAGCAATGTATTTGAGGATAGCATAGACTTTATTTATGATTTGATTGGCAATCCATTGATTGTAGACAATGGGTTAAATCCTAAGAAGCTAGATTTAGAAAAAGAAAATTTGAAAGTTGAGATTGAATCTTTAATAAATGATAAGAGATCTTATGCTAATATTCAGTGTGTAAACAATATGTGTGAAAATGAAAATTACTCAGTGAACCATTTAGGATATATTGAAGATTTAGAGTATATTAGCTCAGAAGAAATGTATGAATTTTATTTGGAATTTATAAAGACGTCAAAGATATTTATCTTTATTGAAGGTGATTTTGATAGCAATAGAGTTGAGCAAATATGCAAAGATAGATTTGTATTCCAAAGAGGTAATATTGTAGAGATAAAGAGAGAAGAATATAAGAAGGAAATTGAAAAAATTAAGTATATAAAAGAAGATATGGGAAATATACAAGGTAAATTAGTAATAGGCTATAGAAATAATGTAGCATATGAAGATTATTGTAGATATTATAGTTTATTAGTAGCCAACAGTATTTTAGGAGGAGGACCTCACTCTAAGCTTTTTAATAATGTAAGAGAAAAAGAAAGTATGTGCTATTATGCTTCTACAAGTCTTGAAAAGTGTAAGGGAATACTTTTAATAAATTCTGGTATAGAAATAGATAGCTATGATAGAGCATTAGAGCTTATTAGAAAAGAAGTAGATGATTTAAAGACAGGTAATATATCAGAAATTGAAATAGACAATGCAAAAAGTAGCATTATAAATGCCTTAAAATCTTCATATGATTCTGTATCTGGTGAATCAGAATTTGTATTTAATCAGTATATTAGCGGGACTAATTTAAGTCTAGACGAAATTTTAGGATTCATAGAATCAGTAGACAAAGAAAGCATTGTAGATTCTGTCAAAAAATTAGAAGAGGATACAGTTTATTTCTTAAAATAATACTGGGAGGTGAATCATGAAAAAAATATTTAATGAAACAATAAATGAGATTTTGTACTATGATACATTTGAAAATGGACTAGAGTTATACTTTATGCCAAAAAGAGGTTTTGAAAGTAAGTATGCTGTACTGGGTGTTGATTTTGGTTCTAATGATTTAGAGTTTATACCTATTAATGAAAAAGAAAAAATAAGGGTAAGTGATGGGATTG includes these proteins:
- the yfmF gene encoding EF-P 5-aminopentanol modification-associated protein YfmF; its protein translation is MTKINLINLDKGVMLGLIKNKKFKSNLISIYFERNIKKEEATKISLLSNLLSIGSEKYPSMKDISIKLDDLYGMTMNVGVSKHGEKSLMYFKFLSIADKYVDSNVFEDSIDFIYDLIGNPLIVDNGLNPKKLDLEKENLKVEIESLINDKRSYANIQCVNNMCENENYSVNHLGYIEDLEYISSEEMYEFYLEFIKTSKIFIFIEGDFDSNRVEQICKDRFVFQRGNIVEIKREEYKKEIEKIKYIKEDMGNIQGKLVIGYRNNVAYEDYCRYYSLLVANSILGGGPHSKLFNNVREKESMCYYASTSLEKCKGILLINSGIEIDSYDRALELIRKEVDDLKTGNISEIEIDNAKSSIINALKSSYDSVSGESEFVFNQYISGTNLSLDEILGFIESVDKESIVDSVKKLEEDTVYFLK